In the Sarcophilus harrisii chromosome 3, mSarHar1.11, whole genome shotgun sequence genome, one interval contains:
- the FFAR2 gene encoding free fatty acid receptor 2, translating to MEDPTERYLLLAFYTMTFLIGLPANLVALRAFVRRVKQPHPAPIHILLLSLTLADLLLLLLLPFKIFEAANDFRWHLSKEVCALTGFGFYSSIYCSTWLLAAISIERYLGVAFPVQYKLSRKPIYGLAAALVAWILSFGHCSIVIVVEYIDSENTTNSSKRALECYDNFTPNQLKWVLPFRLELVLVLFLLPMAVTIFCYWRFVCLMVGQPQVGAQRQRRAMGLAIVTLLNFLVCFGPYNVSHVVGYFKGTPPNWRKYAVMFSALNAGLDPLLFYFSSSAVRRSVGNGLKALRKQGTSLLGYCGRDTSDLDTGDTGLSQGDVVASSDFTTE from the coding sequence ATGGAAGATCCAACAGAAAGATACTTGCTCCTTGCCTTCTATACCATGACTTTTCTCATTGGCCTCCCTGCCAATCTCGTGGCTCTCAGGGCCTTTGTCCGAAGGGTAAAGCAGCCTCACCCTGCTCCGATTCACATCCTCCTGCTCAGTCTCACATTGGCAGACCTTCTGCTGCTCTTGCTGCTACCTTTCAAGATCTTTGAGGCTGCCAATGACTTCCGCTGGCACCTAAGTAAGGAGGTCTGTGCCCTGACCGGCTTTGGCTTCTACAGCAGCATCTACTGCAGCACATGGCTTCTGGCCGCCATCAGCATCGAGCGCTACCTGGGGGTGGCCTTCCCTGTCCAATACAAGCTCTCCCGGAAGCCCATATATGGACTAGCTGCCGCTTTGGTGGCCTGGATCCTGTCCTTTGGACATTGCAGCATTGTCATTGTGGTGGAGTACATAGATTCGGAAAATACAACGAATAGTAGCAAGCGGGCCTTGGAATGCTATGATAATTTCACTCCCAATCAGCTGAAATGGGTTCTCCCGTTTCGCCTGGAGCTGGTTCTGGTTCTCTTCCTGCTGCCCATGGCAGTAACCATCTTCTGTTACTGGCGCTTTGTGTGTCTCATGGTTGGCCAGCCACAGGTCGGGGCCCAGCGACAACGTAGAGCTATGGGCTTAGCAATTGTGACTCTCCTCAATTTCCTGGTCTGCTTCGGACCTTACAACGTCTCCCATGTGGTAGGATATTTTAAAGGCACACCCCCCAACTGGCGAAAGTATGCTGTGATGTTCAGTGCCCTCAATGCCGGCCTCGATCCcctccttttctacttctcttcttcGGCTGTTCGCAGGTCCGTTGGAAATGGACTGAAGGCACTGCGCAAGCAAGGGACCTCCCTTCTGGGCTACTGCGGTAGAGACACTTCTGATTTGGACACAGGGGACACTGGTTTGAGCCAAGGGGATGTGGTAGCAAGTTCTGACTTTACCACAGAGTAG